A genomic region of Planococcus kocurii contains the following coding sequences:
- the mnhG gene encoding monovalent cation/H(+) antiporter subunit G, with protein MREERFSIETIIINIVIIVLMSTGVIFSVVTALGLIRLPDVYTRTHAASKSSTLGVLCVLLAAFIHFWLIEGIFNTQLIIAIAFLFITAPVGGHLIGRAAYMSGIKVTEETVRDDMKDAVKEAKQEIRDHKPTEL; from the coding sequence TTGAGAGAGGAGAGATTTTCGATCGAAACAATCATCATTAACATTGTCATCATTGTATTAATGAGCACAGGCGTCATTTTTAGCGTAGTAACGGCATTGGGACTTATTCGCTTGCCAGATGTTTACACGCGCACACACGCTGCCTCTAAGAGCTCGACACTGGGTGTCCTTTGTGTATTGCTCGCTGCTTTCATCCATTTTTGGTTAATCGAAGGCATTTTCAATACACAATTGATTATCGCGATTGCTTTCTTGTTTATCACTGCTCCTGTAGGTGGACATTTGATTGGACGTGCTGCCTATATGTCTGGCATTAAAGTTACCGAAGAAACGGTACGTGACGACATGAAGGATGCAGTAAAAGAAGCAAAACAAGAAATAAGAGATCATAAACCAACAGAATTATAA